ACGGTGTAGATCACGGCGACCCAGAACAGGGCCTTGTCGCGCAGCGGGATCCCCGCGTCGAGCAGCAGCCGCCGCGCCTTGAAGACCCGTACGAGCAGCACGGCCGCGGCGATCGCGAGCCCCACCGCGACGACCGTGACCAAGCTGAGCCAGACCGTTCCGTCCATGCCGCCCCTATACCCCGAAACCGGCACTCACTACCCGGCCGGCGGCCGGATCCGCTCAGGCGCCCTGTTCGCGCAGCCTGCGGCCGACCTCGCCCAGCCCGTCGGCGAGCGCGTCGAGCTGCCCGGGGGTCAGGACGTCGACGAGGATCTCCCGGACCGTCGCCACGTGCCCCGGTGCGGCCTCTTCCAGCTTGGCGCCGCCGGCGTCGGTGAGGACGGCGAAGACGCCGCGGACGTCGGAAGGGCAGCTGCGGCGGCGGACCAGGCCGGCCTTCTCCATCTGGGTGACCTGGTAGGTCAGCCCGCTCTTGGAGTTGATCAGGCCGTTGGCGAGCTCGGTCATCCGCAGCTCGCGCCCGGGCGCCGCGGCGAGCCGTACGAGGATCTCGTACTGGGGGTGCGAGAGCCCGGCCTCGTCCTTGAGCTGTTGGTCGAGACGGCGGTTCACCAGGGCCGATGCGGCCAGGAAGCCGCTCCAGGCCCGCATCTCGCGGTCGTCCAGCCATCTCGGTTCAGACATGGCCCCACCCTACACGGGTTGTTCCAATTTGAATCAATGGTTAGGGTCGACGATTAGCGGTTCGAATTTGAACAACTCCTGCCACCTCCACCGGGCCGCCCGACCGGAAGGACCCCCCCCATGACCAGCCCCTCCGTCACCACGACGAAGCCGCAGGCCGCCGCACCGGCCGTACGCCCCGAGCCCGCCGCCCTCTCCACCCCGGGCCACGACACCGGCCTGCTCCTCCTGCGCCTCGTCCTCGGCCTCACCATGGCGGCCCACGGCGCCCAGAAGCTCTTCGGCTGGTTCGGGGGCGGCGGCATCAGCGGCACCGGCCGGTTCTTCACCGCCAGCGGCTACCCCGCGGGTGACGCCATGGCCGTCCTCGCCGGGCTGACCGAGACCCTGGGCGGCCTCGGCCTCGCCCTCGGACTGCTCACCCCGCTCGCCGGCGCCGCGATCGTCGGAACCCTCATCAACGCGATCGCCGTCCACGGCGCCGGCGCCTTCTTCGCCCCCAAGGGCATCGAGTACGAGCTGCTGCTGACCGCGGGCGCCGCGGCCCTCGCCCTCACCGGCCCCGGCCGGTACGCGGCCGACCGCTTCCTGCCCGTGCTGCGCGGCCACCGCCTGGCGCACGGCGCCCTCGCCGTCGCCCTCGGCGTGGTCCTCGCCGCCGCGCTGCTCCTCGTACGCGACTAGAACGCTCCCCAGAGCCTGACGTAGCGCGCACGGGGGTGTCCGGGGTCCGAGCTGATTGGCCCCGGGCATTCGCGGGAAGAGCGCACAAATGACACAACCCATCGAAGACTACGCACTCATCGGCGACCTGATGACGAGCGGACTGGTCGGCCGTGACGGGTCCATCGACTGGCTGTGCCTGCCCCGCTTCGACTCGGCCGCCTGCTTCGCCAGGCTCCTCGGCGACGAGGAGAACGGCCACTGGCGCATCGCCCCCGTCGACGCCCCCGACGGAGAGCCGTGCACCCGCCGCGCCTACGTGGACGGCTCGCTCGTCCTGGAGTCGTACTGGGTGACCGACACCGGCACCGCCAAGGTCATCGACTTCATGCCGCAGCGCGACCGGGCCCCCGACGTGGTCCGCATCGTCGAGGGCATCACCGGCACCGTGCGGATGCACAGCACCCTGCGCCTGCGCTTCGACTACGGTCACGTCGTCCCCTGGGTGCGCCGCGTGGAGGAGGACCGGGTCGCCGTCGCCGGGCCCGACTCCGCGTGGTTCCGCAGCGTCCCCCCGGTCCGCACCTGGGGCGAGGCCAACAGCACCCGCTCCCAGTTCCCGGTCACCCCCGGCCGGCGCGTCGCCTTCGTCCTGACCTGGCATCCCTCGCACGAGCCGCGCCCCGAGCCCTGCGACCCCTTCGAGGCACTGGAGCAGGGCCTCGCGGACTGGCGCGAGTGGAGCTCGCAGTGCCGCTACGAGGGCCCCTACGAAGAGGCCGTGACCCGCTCCCTGATCACCCTCAAGGCCCTCACCTACGCCCCGACCGGCGGCATCGTCGCCGCCTCCACCACCTCCCTCCCCGAGGAGCTCGGCGGCGTCCGCAACTGGGACTACCGCTACTGCTGGCTCCGGGACTCCACCCTCACCCTCGGCTCGCTCCTGTCCACCGGCTTCCTCGACGAGGCCCGCGCCTGGCGGGAATGGCTGCTGCGCGCCGTCGCGGGCGACCCCGCCGACCTCCAGATCATGTACGGCATCGCCGGCGAGCGACGGATCCCCGAGAGCGAGCTGCCGTGGCTGCGCGGCTACGCCTCCTCCGCCCCGGTCCGGGTCGGCAACGCCGCCGTCGACCAGCTCCAGCTCGACGTGTACGGCGAGGTCATCGACTCCCTGCACCTGGCCCGGTCCTCCGGGCTCCCCTCCGAGCGGCACGCCTGGCGGATCCAGCTCGCCCTCCTCGACTTCCTGGAGCGCAACTGGCGCCGGCCCGACGAGGGCCTGTGGGAGGTGCGCGGACCGCGCCGGCACTTCGTGCACTCCAAGGTGATGGCGTGGGTCGCCGCCGACCGGGCCGTGCGCGCCCTGGAGAACGACTCCTCGATGCCCGGCGACGTGGAGCGCTGGCGGACCATGCGCGACGAGGTGCACCGCGACGTGTGCGAGCGCGGCTACGACCACGAACGGGGCACCTTCACCCAGTACTACGGCTCCAGCGAGCTCGACGCGTCCACCCTGCTCATCCCGCGGGTCGGCTTCCTGCCGCCCGACGACCCGCGCGTCGTCGGGACGGTCGACGCGGTCCGGGAGGAGCTCGGCCGCAGCGGACTCGTCCGCCGCTACACCACCGAAGGCCCCACCGTCGACGGACTGCCCGGCGACGAAGGAGCCTTCCTGGCCTGCTCGTTCTGGCTGGCCGACGCCCTGTACCTGACGGGCCGGGAGAAGGAGGCGCGCGATCTCTTCGAGCGGCTGCTGGCCGTGCGCAACGACGTGGGACTGCTCGCGGAGGAGTACGACCCCCTCGCCGGACGCCAACTCGGCAACTTCCCCCAGGCGTTCAGCCACGTCGGCCTGGTGAACACCGCACTGATCCTGGCGGGCGGCACGGACCGTCCACGGAAGCCGGCTGACAGGCCCTGGACGGCCTAGTACTGCAACCGCATGTGTGGGTCGTGGCCTCGGCGTTGGTAATGGCAGCGGCGGGCTCGGGCCTGGCTGCGGCGCCGGAAGCGTGACCAGTGCAGACGGTGCTCGTTGCTGTGGCAGCGGGGCGTGACGACGACGTGCCCGATCATCCGGCGGATCTCCGGGACGCTGAGGGGTATGAGGTCTTGCTCGTCATCTCCGCTGCCCCTTTTGCGGCTTCTGCGGCACGGATGGCCGTGAGGTAGGCCAGGACGGCCATGGCCAGGGTGATGTGCCGGTACCAGGCCCGGTAGAGCCGCACCTGGTAGTGATCGAGCCCGCATTCACCCTTCGCGGTCTGGAAGCATTCCTCCACCGCCCACCTGGCTCCGGCGGTCCTGACCAGGTCTTTCAGCCGGGAAGTGACGGGGCCATAGCAGACGTAGTAGGCGATGTCGGTGGGGTCGGACAGATTGCGGCGGGCGAGCACCCAGTGCCCGGATCCGCCCTCCCAGGCGGGCCGGATCGCGACGCGGGCCCAGTGGTAGATCCGCTGGCCGTGGGCGCCTGCTCCGGCGGAGATCCGCTTCCATGCCTGCTTCGGCAGGGCCGCGATCAGCTCGTCGACGCGGGCGTCCCGGCCGTCGGCGGTGATCACGGTGTCGTTGACCTTGGTGGCCAGCACATACGCGGCCTGGCGTTCTTCCAGCCAGGCGCGGAAGTGCTTGACCTGCCCGTATGCCTCGTCCGCGGTCACCCAGGCGAAGGGAACAGCCGCGTCGATGGCGCGTTGCAGCATCCACTTGAGGTGCTCGATCTTCGTGGCGAACGGCACGGTGTCGTCGATCCCGGCTGCCCGGCAGCGGTCGCGGTCGTCCGTCCAGGACTTCGGGACGTAGAGTTCCCGGTCGATCAGCGCCCGCCCTTTGGCGGATGCGTAGGCGAGGAAGGTGCCGATCTGGCAGTTCTCGGTGCGGCCAGCGGTGCCGGAATACTGCCGCTGGACCCCTGCTGACCTGGTGCCCTTCTTCAGGAACCCGGTGTCGTCCCCGATGAGCACGCCATCCTTGGCGCCGATGGTCTCCACGACGAAGTCCCGGACATCGTCGCGGACCGCGTTCTCGTCCCATTCGGAGTGGTTGAGCAGGCGTTGCACACCGTCCGGGCGGAGCTGGCCGACCTGCTCGGCCAGCGTCCACCCGTTCTTCTTCTCTAGCGGCGCAAGCAGGCCCGTCATGTAGTCCAGAGCCCGATCACGTGGCTCCGACCTGCCAAAACGATGCCCGAACCGGGCATGCAACCCCGCTACACCCTCGGACCACG
Above is a genomic segment from Streptomyces sp. NBC_01233 containing:
- a CDS encoding YkvA family protein, encoding MDGTVWLSLVTVVAVGLAIAAAVLLVRVFKARRLLLDAGIPLRDKALFWVAVIYTVSPVDLIPDPVYLDDIGVLMLALRSLHAAAGAVRTAKEPDAVA
- a CDS encoding MarR family winged helix-turn-helix transcriptional regulator yields the protein MSEPRWLDDREMRAWSGFLAASALVNRRLDQQLKDEAGLSHPQYEILVRLAAAPGRELRMTELANGLINSKSGLTYQVTQMEKAGLVRRRSCPSDVRGVFAVLTDAGGAKLEEAAPGHVATVREILVDVLTPGQLDALADGLGEVGRRLREQGA
- a CDS encoding DoxX family membrane protein codes for the protein MTSPSVTTTKPQAAAPAVRPEPAALSTPGHDTGLLLLRLVLGLTMAAHGAQKLFGWFGGGGISGTGRFFTASGYPAGDAMAVLAGLTETLGGLGLALGLLTPLAGAAIVGTLINAIAVHGAGAFFAPKGIEYELLLTAGAAALALTGPGRYAADRFLPVLRGHRLAHGALAVALGVVLAAALLLVRD
- a CDS encoding glycoside hydrolase family 15 protein, with amino-acid sequence MTQPIEDYALIGDLMTSGLVGRDGSIDWLCLPRFDSAACFARLLGDEENGHWRIAPVDAPDGEPCTRRAYVDGSLVLESYWVTDTGTAKVIDFMPQRDRAPDVVRIVEGITGTVRMHSTLRLRFDYGHVVPWVRRVEEDRVAVAGPDSAWFRSVPPVRTWGEANSTRSQFPVTPGRRVAFVLTWHPSHEPRPEPCDPFEALEQGLADWREWSSQCRYEGPYEEAVTRSLITLKALTYAPTGGIVAASTTSLPEELGGVRNWDYRYCWLRDSTLTLGSLLSTGFLDEARAWREWLLRAVAGDPADLQIMYGIAGERRIPESELPWLRGYASSAPVRVGNAAVDQLQLDVYGEVIDSLHLARSSGLPSERHAWRIQLALLDFLERNWRRPDEGLWEVRGPRRHFVHSKVMAWVAADRAVRALENDSSMPGDVERWRTMRDEVHRDVCERGYDHERGTFTQYYGSSELDASTLLIPRVGFLPPDDPRVVGTVDAVREELGRSGLVRRYTTEGPTVDGLPGDEGAFLACSFWLADALYLTGREKEARDLFERLLAVRNDVGLLAEEYDPLAGRQLGNFPQAFSHVGLVNTALILAGGTDRPRKPADRPWTA
- a CDS encoding IS701 family transposase, translating into MESWSEGVAGLHARFGHRFGRSEPRDRALDYMTGLLAPLEKKNGWTLAEQVGQLRPDGVQRLLNHSEWDENAVRDDVRDFVVETIGAKDGVLIGDDTGFLKKGTRSAGVQRQYSGTAGRTENCQIGTFLAYASAKGRALIDRELYVPKSWTDDRDRCRAAGIDDTVPFATKIEHLKWMLQRAIDAAVPFAWVTADEAYGQVKHFRAWLEERQAAYVLATKVNDTVITADGRDARVDELIAALPKQAWKRISAGAGAHGQRIYHWARVAIRPAWEGGSGHWVLARRNLSDPTDIAYYVCYGPVTSRLKDLVRTAGARWAVEECFQTAKGECGLDHYQVRLYRAWYRHITLAMAVLAYLTAIRAAEAAKGAAEMTSKTSYPSASRRSAG